A window of Actinopolymorpha sp. NPDC004070 contains these coding sequences:
- a CDS encoding lysine 2,3-aminomutase — protein MSQQAQEQPYDYRARPLREPDWTRLPGWRDVSPAEWESAQWQRAHCVKNVKQLRSVLGDLVAEEFYADLERDQAERATMSMLLPPQMLNTMVPDEVPGTEAFYADPVRRYMLPVFSDRRTDWPSHPRASRDSLHEQEMWVAEGLTHRYPTKVLAELLPTCPQYCGHCTRMDLVGNSTPQVDKLRFSLRPQGRLDAMLDYLRTHPGVRDVVVSGGDVANLPWPRLEAFVAALLEIENIRDIRLASKALMGLPQHWLQDEVRAGMERLATTARSRGAMLAIHTHVNAAQSVTPLVARAAREMLAAGVRDVRNQGVLMRGVNDAPDRLLDLCFALLDGATIMPYYFYMCDMIPFSEHWRVSVREAQRLQHAILGYLPGFATPRIVCDVPYVGKRWVHQVADYDEVRGISYWKKNYRTGIERAGDDALDRTYEYYDPIDVLPEQGQAWWRAQGDDHLRLAAQRAEDSRDEARRQVLLDTH, from the coding sequence GTGTCGCAGCAAGCCCAGGAGCAGCCGTACGACTACCGCGCTCGCCCGCTCCGCGAGCCGGACTGGACCCGGCTGCCCGGCTGGCGCGACGTCAGCCCGGCCGAGTGGGAGTCCGCGCAGTGGCAGCGGGCACACTGCGTGAAGAACGTCAAACAGCTCAGATCGGTCCTCGGCGACCTGGTGGCCGAGGAGTTCTACGCCGACCTGGAACGCGACCAGGCCGAGCGCGCCACGATGTCGATGCTGCTGCCCCCGCAGATGTTGAACACCATGGTGCCCGACGAGGTGCCCGGCACCGAGGCGTTCTACGCCGATCCCGTCCGCCGCTACATGCTCCCGGTCTTCTCCGACCGCCGCACCGACTGGCCATCACACCCGCGCGCGTCCCGGGACTCCCTGCACGAGCAGGAGATGTGGGTGGCCGAGGGGCTGACCCACCGCTACCCGACGAAGGTGCTGGCCGAACTGTTGCCCACCTGCCCGCAGTACTGCGGCCACTGCACCCGGATGGACCTGGTGGGCAACTCCACGCCGCAGGTGGACAAACTGCGGTTCTCGCTGCGCCCGCAAGGCCGGCTTGACGCGATGCTGGACTACCTGCGCACCCACCCCGGCGTCCGCGACGTGGTGGTGTCCGGCGGCGACGTGGCCAACCTCCCCTGGCCCAGGCTGGAGGCGTTCGTCGCGGCCCTGCTGGAGATCGAGAACATTCGCGACATCCGGCTGGCCAGCAAGGCGCTGATGGGGCTGCCGCAGCACTGGCTGCAGGACGAGGTGCGTGCCGGGATGGAGCGCCTGGCCACCACCGCCCGCTCGCGTGGGGCGATGCTCGCGATCCACACCCACGTCAACGCCGCGCAGTCGGTGACGCCGCTGGTCGCCCGCGCGGCCAGGGAGATGCTGGCCGCCGGGGTGCGCGACGTGCGCAACCAGGGCGTGCTGATGCGCGGGGTGAACGACGCACCCGACCGGCTGCTCGACCTGTGCTTCGCGCTGCTCGACGGAGCGACGATCATGCCGTACTACTTCTACATGTGCGACATGATCCCGTTCAGCGAGCACTGGCGGGTGTCGGTGCGGGAGGCACAGCGGCTCCAGCACGCGATCCTCGGCTACCTGCCGGGCTTCGCGACCCCGCGGATCGTGTGTGACGTGCCGTACGTCGGCAAGCGGTGGGTGCACCAGGTCGCCGACTACGACGAGGTACGCGGCATCAGCTACTGGAAGAAGAACTACCGCACCGGAATCGAGCGGGCCGGGGACGACGCGCTGGACCGCACGTACGAGTACTACGACCCGATCGACGTGCTGCCCGAGCAGGGGCAGGCCTGGTGGCGCGCACAGGGCGACGACCACCTGCGGCTGGCCGCCCAGCGGGCGGAGGATTCACGCGACGAGGCGCGGCGTCAGGTTCTGCTTGACACACACTGA
- a CDS encoding 6-phospho-beta-glucosidase, with protein sequence MKLAILGGGGFRVPLVYKALLNDTGSPRVTEVALYDQSAQRLEVMKSVLAQLAAGHADAPRVHVTEVLDDAVEGADFIFSAIRVGGLEGRTRDERVALDLGVLGQETTGPGGIAYGLRTIPVMLHIAERVRALAPKAFFINFTNPAGMITEALQRVLGDRVIGICDTPGGLGRRIARSIGLDSSRIQVDYVGLNHLGWIRRLVSDGEDHLPRFLADEHAIAGLEEGEIFGPSWIQAMGVVPNEYLYYYYFNRDAVRSIVAQPSTRGEFLVAQQGEFYAAAGNDPDHALELWKRTIAHRKALYMAEAKGKRAEDEEPEPLDFEEEAGYEGVALAVMAAIARNEKSTIILNVRNGATLPGLPADATVEVPSLVDANGAHPLATASPDLHQLGLMQQVKAVDRLVIEAATTGSADAALKAFALHPLVDSVTVARDLLRGYVDALPGVAEVLHR encoded by the coding sequence GTGAAACTCGCAATTCTTGGCGGTGGGGGATTCCGCGTTCCGCTCGTCTACAAGGCACTCCTGAACGACACCGGGTCGCCCCGGGTCACCGAGGTGGCGTTGTACGACCAGTCGGCCCAGCGGCTGGAGGTGATGAAGTCCGTGCTGGCCCAGCTCGCGGCCGGGCACGCGGACGCGCCGCGGGTACACGTGACGGAGGTGCTCGACGACGCGGTGGAGGGTGCCGACTTCATCTTCTCCGCCATCCGCGTCGGCGGCCTGGAGGGCCGCACCCGCGACGAGCGGGTGGCGCTCGACCTCGGCGTACTCGGGCAGGAGACGACCGGTCCGGGCGGCATCGCCTACGGCCTGCGGACCATCCCGGTGATGCTGCACATCGCCGAGCGGGTGCGCGCCCTTGCCCCCAAGGCGTTCTTCATCAACTTCACCAACCCGGCCGGCATGATCACCGAGGCCCTGCAGCGAGTGCTCGGGGACCGGGTCATCGGCATCTGTGACACCCCGGGTGGCCTCGGCCGGCGGATCGCGCGCTCCATCGGGCTGGACTCCTCTCGCATCCAGGTCGACTACGTGGGCCTGAACCACCTGGGCTGGATCCGGCGGCTGGTCAGCGACGGCGAGGACCACCTGCCCCGCTTCCTGGCCGACGAGCACGCGATCGCGGGCCTGGAGGAGGGCGAGATCTTCGGCCCGTCGTGGATCCAGGCGATGGGCGTGGTCCCGAACGAGTACCTGTACTACTACTACTTCAACCGGGACGCGGTGCGCTCGATCGTCGCCCAGCCGTCCACCCGCGGTGAGTTCCTGGTCGCCCAGCAGGGTGAGTTCTACGCCGCCGCGGGCAACGACCCCGACCACGCGCTGGAGCTGTGGAAGCGCACCATCGCCCACCGCAAGGCGCTCTACATGGCCGAGGCGAAGGGCAAGCGGGCCGAGGACGAGGAGCCGGAGCCGCTGGACTTCGAGGAGGAGGCGGGCTACGAGGGTGTCGCGCTGGCGGTGATGGCCGCCATCGCCCGCAACGAGAAGTCGACCATCATCCTCAACGTCCGCAACGGCGCGACCCTGCCGGGCCTGCCCGCCGACGCGACCGTGGAGGTGCCCTCCCTGGTCGACGCCAACGGCGCCCACCCGCTGGCCACCGCCTCGCCCGATCTGCACCAGCTCGGCCTGATGCAGCAGGTGAAGGCCGTGGACCGGCTGGTGATCGAGGCCGCGACGACCGGTTCGGCCGACGCCGCGCTGAAGGCGTTCGCGCTGCACCCGCTGGTGGACTCGGTGACCGTCGCACGTGACCTGCTGCGTGGGTACGTCGACGCGCTGCCGGGAGTCGCCGAGGTGCTTCACCGCTGA
- a CDS encoding DeoR/GlpR family DNA-binding transcription regulator → MLQRERDRRIIRALRVRGTASAGELARQLGVSPATIRRDLQRLDRSGALTRVYGGAVLDGGRVLDDGTVEAPFEVSEDEEGRTKDALAARAVAELVSDGDVLLLDIGTTTLRVARHLRERDVTVITSSIAVFDELRDDPKVELVLLGGVVRRHYRSLVGSLTESAIAQVNADRLFLSCTGIRRDGQVLDNMQVEASGKQAMIAAAESVVLVAAPSKFPGKGSLRICGLADIDVLVTTEDADQETVEICRQAGGEVLTS, encoded by the coding sequence GTGCTGCAGCGCGAAAGAGACCGCCGGATCATCCGGGCCCTGCGTGTCCGGGGCACGGCGTCTGCTGGTGAGCTCGCCCGTCAGCTGGGTGTCAGCCCGGCCACGATCCGTCGCGACCTGCAGCGGCTGGACCGCAGTGGCGCGCTCACCAGGGTCTACGGCGGAGCTGTCCTGGACGGCGGCAGGGTGCTCGACGACGGCACCGTGGAGGCGCCGTTCGAGGTGAGCGAGGACGAGGAGGGCCGGACCAAGGACGCCCTGGCGGCCCGGGCGGTCGCCGAACTCGTCAGTGACGGTGACGTTCTGCTGCTGGACATCGGCACCACGACGCTGCGGGTGGCGCGCCACCTGCGCGAGCGGGACGTGACCGTCATCACCAGCAGCATCGCGGTCTTCGACGAGCTGCGCGACGACCCCAAGGTCGAGCTGGTGCTCCTCGGCGGGGTGGTCCGCCGTCACTACCGCTCCCTGGTCGGCTCGCTCACCGAGTCCGCGATCGCCCAGGTGAACGCGGACCGGTTGTTCCTGTCCTGCACCGGCATCCGCCGGGACGGCCAGGTGCTGGACAACATGCAGGTGGAGGCGTCCGGCAAGCAGGCGATGATCGCCGCGGCGGAGTCGGTCGTCCTGGTGGCGGCCCCCTCGAAGTTCCCCGGCAAGGGGTCCTTGCGCATCTGCGGTCTGGCAGACATCGACGTCCTCGTCACCACCGAGGACGCGGATCAGGAAACAGTGGAGATCTGCCGGCAGGCAGGTGGAGAGGTGCTCACATCGTGA
- a CDS encoding PfkB family carbohydrate kinase, translating to MTYGETFPGQSPGQSPGQSHGDAQGRPEAAATDRPEVDLFCVGTLFFDLVLAGMDAMPDAGAEVWAKERAVSPGGVANRAVAAARLGLRTGLAGEVGTDMFGDHLWQVLHQVANLDLRWTSRSPDVQTTLSVSVALDGDRRFLSHGEPTWPGEAALRPERLPRARVAQVGLEAGLPDWARHLRAEGTLLFGGVGWDPSGQWSAEVLDNLTQFDAFVCNTTEAMAYTRTDTPTGALRRLAERVPLAVVTDGHRGALAVDGASGEFVSAPAVTSEAVDPTGAGDTFFAGFAYATLAGWPLRQRLLFANLCASQSVRGLGGAVSAPTWDDLGAWFDATDRPTQGAAFGFLGPELARRRSTS from the coding sequence GTGACGTACGGCGAGACTTTCCCGGGCCAGTCCCCGGGCCAGTCCCCGGGCCAGTCCCATGGCGACGCCCAGGGCCGGCCCGAGGCCGCGGCGACGGATCGTCCCGAGGTCGACCTCTTCTGTGTGGGCACGCTGTTCTTCGACCTGGTGCTCGCGGGAATGGACGCCATGCCCGACGCCGGCGCGGAGGTCTGGGCCAAGGAGCGCGCCGTCTCCCCCGGTGGCGTGGCCAACCGCGCCGTGGCCGCCGCCCGCCTCGGGCTGCGGACCGGCCTGGCCGGTGAGGTCGGCACCGACATGTTCGGTGACCATCTGTGGCAGGTCCTGCACCAGGTCGCCAACCTCGACCTGCGCTGGACGTCCCGCTCTCCCGACGTACAGACGACGCTCTCGGTCTCCGTCGCCCTCGACGGAGACCGCCGCTTCCTCAGCCACGGCGAACCCACCTGGCCCGGCGAGGCCGCGCTCAGGCCCGAGCGGCTTCCCCGTGCCCGGGTCGCCCAGGTGGGCCTGGAGGCCGGCCTGCCCGACTGGGCGCGGCATCTGCGCGCGGAGGGGACGCTGCTGTTCGGCGGCGTCGGCTGGGATCCGAGCGGGCAGTGGTCCGCAGAAGTGCTTGATAACCTCACGCAGTTCGACGCGTTCGTCTGCAACACCACCGAAGCCATGGCCTACACCCGCACCGACACCCCCACCGGCGCCCTCCGCCGGCTCGCCGAGCGGGTGCCTCTCGCGGTGGTGACCGACGGTCACCGGGGCGCACTCGCCGTCGACGGTGCGTCCGGTGAGTTCGTGAGCGCACCCGCCGTCACCAGCGAGGCGGTGGACCCCACCGGTGCCGGCGACACGTTCTTCGCCGGCTTCGCCTACGCCACCCTGGCCGGATGGCCCCTGCGACAGCGGTTACTCTTTGCAAATCTCTGCGCCAGTCAGTCCGTACGCGGCCTGGGCGGCGCGGTGAGCGCGCCGACGTGGGACGACCTCGGCGCCTGGTTCGACGCGACCGACCGGCCGACACAAGGCGCTGCCTTCGGCTTCCTGGGACCCGAGCTGGCCCGACGCCGCTCGACCTCATAA
- a CDS encoding extracellular solute-binding protein — protein MSSSRNRILARVGVGLAAVPILLAAACTPGGSTSDSGGPSVKPSSKIATDPAKAGKVSLTVWDINTSGGANDAMVKLNQEFQKKYPNVKINRVSRTLNDTKTTLKLALSGDNPPDVVQANQGYPDMGAFVKAGLLTPLDQYNKVYKWDQKFPKQLLDLNKFSTNGKDWQTGSLYGVSQTGEIVGIYYNKKLMKQAGIAAPKTWADFEAALPKAKAKGLLPIQFGTSDKSPAIHLFGVVQANTAGKQAVRNLVTSKGGEWSDAGTTKAAETVQSWAKKGYLSPGFNGLSGDAASANFAKGQGVFRIDGTWRLAELEKAMGSDVGFMSPPPAKAGAPNVTQGGEGLAWAVTSKSKHPDVAAAYLNFISDAKADDVLAETGNLPAVAPPTYKPKAGTLTADIFSEWKKISENDGLVPYLDYTTPTFYDTLTSNLQQLLGGKQNVKQFTGNLDQDYDGFKSKSK, from the coding sequence ATGAGCAGTTCTCGTAACAGGATCCTCGCCCGTGTGGGCGTCGGTCTGGCGGCGGTGCCGATCCTCCTCGCCGCCGCCTGCACCCCCGGCGGCAGCACCAGCGACTCCGGCGGACCGTCGGTCAAGCCCAGCTCCAAGATCGCCACCGACCCCGCCAAGGCGGGCAAGGTCAGCTTGACGGTGTGGGACATCAACACCTCCGGCGGCGCCAACGACGCGATGGTCAAGCTCAACCAGGAGTTCCAGAAGAAGTACCCCAACGTCAAGATCAACCGGGTGTCGCGCACGCTGAACGACACCAAGACGACGTTGAAGCTCGCGCTGTCCGGTGACAACCCGCCCGACGTCGTGCAGGCGAACCAGGGCTACCCGGACATGGGAGCCTTCGTCAAGGCCGGCTTGCTCACCCCGCTCGACCAGTACAACAAGGTCTACAAGTGGGACCAGAAGTTCCCCAAGCAGCTGCTGGACCTGAACAAGTTCTCCACCAACGGCAAGGACTGGCAGACCGGCAGCCTCTACGGTGTCTCCCAGACCGGTGAGATCGTCGGCATCTACTACAACAAGAAGCTGATGAAGCAGGCCGGCATCGCCGCGCCGAAGACCTGGGCCGACTTCGAGGCCGCGCTGCCGAAGGCGAAGGCCAAGGGCCTGCTGCCGATCCAGTTCGGCACCTCCGACAAGTCGCCGGCGATCCACCTGTTCGGTGTCGTGCAGGCCAACACCGCCGGCAAGCAGGCAGTGCGCAACCTGGTGACCTCCAAGGGCGGTGAGTGGTCCGACGCCGGCACCACCAAGGCCGCCGAGACCGTGCAGAGCTGGGCGAAGAAGGGCTACCTGTCCCCCGGCTTCAACGGCCTGAGCGGTGACGCCGCCTCGGCGAACTTCGCCAAGGGCCAGGGTGTCTTCCGCATCGACGGCACCTGGCGCCTGGCCGAACTGGAGAAGGCCATGGGGTCCGACGTCGGCTTCATGAGCCCTCCCCCGGCCAAGGCCGGTGCGCCCAACGTGACCCAGGGCGGTGAGGGCCTCGCCTGGGCGGTCACCTCCAAGAGCAAGCACCCCGACGTGGCCGCGGCGTACCTCAACTTCATCTCCGACGCCAAGGCCGACGACGTGCTCGCCGAGACCGGCAACCTGCCGGCCGTCGCACCGCCGACCTACAAGCCCAAGGCCGGCACGCTCACCGCCGACATCTTCTCGGAGTGGAAGAAGATCAGCGAGAACGACGGCCTGGTTCCCTACCTCGACTACACCACGCCGACGTTCTACGACACGCTGACCTCCAACCTGCAGCAGTTGCTGGGCGGTAAGCAGAACGTGAAGCAGTTCACCGGAAACCTCGACCAGGACTACGACGGGTTCAAGTCCAAGTCGAAGTAG
- a CDS encoding sugar ABC transporter permease, protein MTTTTAVGARNDAPTAKKKKSRDRSERAAYLYLIPAYVVFGFFLLYPLLHGVWISLYDWDGLTPATWVGIGNYTDALSDPMLRKAFTHSAVLIVFYAVIPILLALLLTGVMTHATKLKRLSFFRVVIFLPQVVASVVVATTWTAIYAPDGVLNKALSLVGLEAVTRPWLGDFAWALPAVGLIGTWVEIGLCLVLFLAGVSQIEPELYEAARLDGAGAVREFFAVTLPGLRPQIAVAMTLTVVAGLKSFDLIFVATRGGPGTSTTVPGFEVYHRAFDLNQVGSACAVGILLTVVILIVTTLIQRIDPGERA, encoded by the coding sequence ATGACGACGACGACGGCGGTGGGCGCGCGCAACGACGCGCCCACCGCCAAGAAGAAGAAGTCCAGGGACCGCTCGGAGCGGGCCGCCTACCTTTACCTCATTCCGGCGTACGTGGTGTTCGGGTTCTTCCTGCTCTACCCGCTGCTGCACGGTGTGTGGATCTCGTTGTACGACTGGGACGGCCTGACGCCGGCCACCTGGGTGGGTATCGGCAACTACACCGACGCGCTGTCGGATCCCATGCTGCGCAAGGCGTTCACGCACTCCGCGGTGCTGATCGTCTTCTACGCCGTCATCCCGATCCTGCTGGCACTGCTGCTGACCGGGGTGATGACGCATGCGACGAAGCTGAAGCGGCTGTCGTTCTTCCGGGTCGTCATCTTCCTTCCCCAGGTGGTCGCCTCGGTCGTGGTGGCCACCACCTGGACCGCGATCTACGCACCGGACGGCGTGCTCAACAAGGCGCTGTCACTGGTCGGCCTGGAGGCCGTCACCCGTCCCTGGCTGGGTGACTTCGCCTGGGCGCTGCCCGCGGTGGGCCTGATCGGCACCTGGGTCGAGATCGGCCTGTGCCTGGTGCTGTTCCTCGCCGGGGTGTCCCAGATCGAGCCGGAACTGTACGAGGCCGCCCGCCTCGACGGCGCGGGCGCGGTCCGGGAGTTCTTCGCGGTCACCCTGCCCGGCCTGCGCCCGCAGATCGCGGTGGCGATGACGCTCACCGTGGTCGCCGGCCTGAAGAGCTTCGACCTCATCTTCGTCGCCACCCGCGGCGGGCCCGGCACGTCGACGACGGTGCCCGGCTTCGAGGTCTACCACCGCGCCTTCGACCTCAACCAGGTCGGTTCGGCGTGTGCCGTCGGCATCCTGCTGACGGTCGTCATCCTGATCGTCACCACCCTGATCCAGCGGATCGACCCCGGGGAGCGCGCGTGA
- a CDS encoding carbohydrate ABC transporter permease, whose product MISKREATLNYLILGVFAIIALFPLLGVLTSALTDPSESSASLTFPTSPHFENFLTAWNEGHFGTYMRSSVLVTVSVVVISSLLAVLAGYAFATMRFRGQSVLFYILLLGLMVPSEALIIPLYYDLRGVGLTDTYWALIFPQVAQSLAFCTFWMRSFFRGIPTSLIEAAKLDGATRWSVLWRILAPISRPALLTMAMLVFMWTWNEFLMPLVMITSENLRTAPLGLAFFQGQHTSQFSLLAAGATIVAAPVVIVYLFLQRHFIAGMLAGAVK is encoded by the coding sequence GTGATCTCCAAGCGGGAAGCCACACTGAACTACCTCATTCTCGGGGTCTTCGCGATCATCGCGTTGTTTCCGCTGCTCGGCGTGCTCACCTCGGCGCTGACCGACCCGTCGGAGTCGTCGGCGTCGCTGACGTTCCCCACCTCGCCGCACTTCGAGAACTTCCTGACCGCGTGGAACGAGGGTCACTTCGGGACCTACATGCGGTCCAGCGTCCTGGTCACGGTGAGCGTGGTGGTGATCTCCTCACTCCTCGCCGTGCTGGCGGGGTACGCCTTCGCCACCATGCGGTTCCGGGGCCAGTCGGTGTTGTTCTACATCCTCCTGCTGGGCCTGATGGTGCCGAGCGAGGCGCTGATCATCCCGCTGTACTACGACCTGCGCGGCGTCGGGCTCACCGACACCTACTGGGCGCTGATCTTCCCCCAGGTCGCCCAGTCGCTGGCGTTCTGCACGTTCTGGATGCGGTCGTTCTTCCGCGGCATCCCGACCAGCCTGATCGAGGCGGCCAAGCTGGACGGCGCCACCCGGTGGTCGGTGCTGTGGCGGATCCTGGCCCCGATCAGCCGGCCCGCCCTGCTGACGATGGCGATGCTGGTGTTCATGTGGACGTGGAACGAGTTCCTGATGCCACTGGTGATGATCACCAGCGAGAACCTCCGCACGGCGCCGCTCGGTCTGGCGTTCTTCCAGGGCCAGCACACCTCGCAGTTCTCCCTGCTGGCCGCGGGGGCGACGATCGTCGCCGCGCCGGTCGTGATCGTCTACCTGTTCCTGCAGCGGCACTTCATCGCCGGGATGCTCGCCGGGGCGGTCAAGTAG
- a CDS encoding helix-turn-helix domain-containing protein, with translation MISPVRTPAGASPRPRSHAHAATRGGAARGPGRIDLPVDEHIGLACWSGLSSVMECAHRHDDIEVNLAEGGALTYLFGGVPVEIAPGTAAAFWAAVPHQLVRAPAHSRVHWITIPLDRFLRWGLTDGLAGRLLQGQPLVATTSTGTLDASGFGRWSADLSTGDPDLRDIALLEIQAWIRRLARAATPVEPAAHADAAHPSGTHGGEAHGSEAHGSEAPQGDETAVERAATMARFIAERFRDPITVADIAAAVHVHPHHAMGVFRNVVGTTLGAYLTQCRVAEAQRLLLTTGAGMAEIAHAAGFGSQSRFYSCFTAACGEPPGAYRRRHDRRRQPRPSLASASSVSRNTVHSSMGTAPSER, from the coding sequence GTGATCTCTCCCGTACGCACTCCCGCCGGCGCCTCCCCGCGGCCGCGTTCGCACGCGCATGCGGCTACGCGAGGGGGCGCCGCGCGCGGTCCGGGCCGCATCGACCTGCCGGTGGACGAGCACATCGGGCTGGCCTGCTGGAGCGGGCTCTCGTCGGTGATGGAGTGTGCGCACCGCCACGACGACATCGAGGTCAACCTCGCCGAGGGCGGCGCGCTGACGTACCTCTTCGGGGGCGTACCGGTGGAGATCGCACCGGGTACGGCAGCGGCGTTCTGGGCCGCGGTCCCCCACCAGCTGGTCCGTGCGCCGGCACACTCCCGCGTGCACTGGATCACCATCCCACTGGACCGCTTTCTGCGCTGGGGACTGACCGACGGGCTGGCCGGCCGGTTGCTCCAGGGGCAGCCGCTGGTCGCGACGACCAGCACCGGGACGCTGGATGCGAGCGGCTTCGGGCGGTGGTCGGCCGACCTGTCCACCGGCGACCCGGACCTGCGCGACATCGCCCTGCTGGAGATCCAGGCCTGGATCCGCCGGCTGGCCCGCGCCGCCACCCCGGTCGAGCCGGCCGCTCACGCCGACGCGGCCCACCCGAGCGGGACACACGGGGGTGAGGCGCACGGGAGTGAGGCGCACGGGAGTGAGGCGCCGCAGGGAGACGAGACGGCGGTGGAACGGGCCGCGACGATGGCGAGGTTCATCGCCGAGCGCTTCCGCGACCCGATCACCGTCGCCGACATCGCCGCCGCCGTCCACGTGCACCCTCACCACGCGATGGGGGTGTTCCGGAACGTCGTGGGCACCACGCTCGGCGCCTACCTCACCCAGTGCCGGGTGGCCGAGGCACAACGCCTGTTGCTCACCACCGGCGCGGGCATGGCCGAGATCGCCCACGCCGCGGGGTTCGGCTCGCAGAGCAGGTTCTACTCCTGTTTCACCGCGGCGTGCGGAGAGCCGCCCGGCGCCTACCGCCGCCGCCACGACCGGAGGCGTCAGCCGCGGCCCAGCCTCGCCAGTGCGTCGTCGGTGAGCCGGAACACGGTCCACTCCTCCATGGGCACCGCGCCGAGCGAACGGTAG
- a CDS encoding GNAT family N-acetyltransferase has product MCQHGPTGPRGARGVARGSRVLEEETVPDPRVRRVRRSDVDAVVKLVHELAAYEHAAAECTLTSEDLQAALFGGGAGTHAPSGEARPALFAHVAEVAGEIVGCALWFLNFSTWRGTHGIYLEDLFVRPQHRQAGLGKALLTALAEECVQRGYARLEWSVLDWNEPSIGFYRSLGAVPMEEWTVFRLTDDALARLGRG; this is encoded by the coding sequence ATGTGCCAACATGGGCCGACCGGCCCGCGTGGAGCTCGAGGAGTTGCCCGGGGGAGTCGAGTTCTGGAGGAGGAGACGGTGCCCGATCCGCGCGTGCGGCGAGTCCGCCGGTCCGACGTCGACGCTGTGGTGAAGCTGGTGCACGAGCTCGCGGCGTACGAACACGCCGCAGCCGAGTGCACGCTCACCTCCGAGGACCTCCAGGCGGCTCTGTTCGGCGGTGGCGCCGGCACGCACGCGCCGTCAGGTGAGGCGCGACCGGCGTTGTTCGCGCACGTCGCGGAGGTGGCGGGTGAGATCGTCGGCTGCGCCCTGTGGTTCCTGAACTTCTCCACCTGGCGGGGCACGCACGGAATCTACCTCGAGGACCTCTTCGTCCGGCCGCAGCACCGGCAGGCCGGTCTGGGCAAGGCGTTGTTGACAGCGCTGGCGGAGGAGTGCGTGCAGCGTGGCTACGCCCGGCTGGAGTGGTCGGTCCTGGACTGGAACGAGCCGTCGATCGGCTTCTACCGTTCGCTCGGCGCGGTGCCCATGGAGGAGTGGACCGTGTTCCGGCTCACCGACGACGCACTGGCGAGGCTGGGCCGCGGCTGA
- a CDS encoding metalloregulator ArsR/SmtB family transcription factor produces MATSFEVLAEPTRRRILDLLLERPRSVGELVEQLRLSQPGTSKHLRVLRDNGFVRVRQDAQRRWYEIRPEPLAEVDAWLAPYRRLWDHHLDALERHLDAMPEDAPGTGPDGARGAGSRPGS; encoded by the coding sequence ATGGCGACAAGCTTCGAGGTGCTGGCCGAGCCCACTCGCCGGCGCATCCTGGACCTGCTGCTGGAACGCCCCCGCTCGGTGGGCGAGCTGGTGGAGCAGCTGCGGCTCAGCCAACCCGGTACGTCCAAGCATCTGCGGGTGCTGCGGGACAACGGTTTCGTCCGGGTCCGCCAGGACGCCCAGCGGCGGTGGTACGAGATCCGCCCCGAACCCCTCGCCGAGGTGGACGCCTGGCTGGCGCCCTACCGCAGACTGTGGGACCACCATCTCGACGCGCTCGAACGCCACCTCGACGCCATGCCCGAAGACGCGCCCGGAACCGGGCCGGACGGCGCACGAGGGGCCGGTTCGCGACCGGGGTCCTGA
- a CDS encoding succinate dehydrogenase/fumarate reductase iron-sulfur subunit, with amino-acid sequence MNLTLRIWRQRSVDDKGAMVTYRVEDVSPEMSFLEMLDILNEDLILRGEEPVAFDHDCREGICGACGMVINGQAHGPERTTTCQLHMRHFSDGDTIDVEPWRASAFPVVKDLVVDRSAFDRVIQAGGYITAPTGSAPDAHATAVPKEAADYAFEHAECIGCGACVAACPNGSAMLFTSAKINHLNALPQGAPEREGRVMDMVSAMDEEGFGGCTNVGACTSACPKGIPMQSIADMNREFLRASTRRRR; translated from the coding sequence ATGAACCTCACCCTGCGCATCTGGCGGCAGCGTTCCGTCGACGACAAGGGCGCCATGGTCACCTACCGGGTCGAGGACGTCAGCCCGGAGATGTCCTTCCTGGAGATGCTGGACATCCTCAACGAGGACCTCATCCTGCGCGGTGAGGAGCCGGTGGCCTTCGACCACGACTGCCGTGAGGGCATCTGTGGCGCGTGCGGCATGGTCATCAACGGCCAGGCGCACGGCCCCGAACGCACCACCACGTGCCAGCTGCACATGCGGCACTTCTCCGACGGCGACACGATCGACGTGGAGCCGTGGCGGGCCTCGGCCTTCCCGGTGGTGAAGGACCTCGTGGTCGACCGCTCGGCGTTCGACCGGGTGATCCAGGCGGGCGGCTACATCACCGCCCCGACGGGCAGCGCGCCGGACGCGCACGCCACCGCGGTTCCCAAGGAGGCGGCCGACTACGCCTTCGAGCACGCGGAGTGCATCGGCTGCGGCGCCTGCGTGGCGGCCTGCCCGAACGGCTCGGCGATGCTGTTCACCAGCGCGAAGATCAACCACCTCAACGCACTGCCGCAGGGCGCCCCCGAACGCGAGGGCCGGGTCATGGACATGGTGTCGGCCATGGACGAGGAGGGCTTCGGCGGCTGCACCAACGTCGGCGCCTGCACCTCGGCGTGCCCCAAGGGAATCCCGATGCAGAGCATCGCCGACATGAACCGCGAGTTCCTGCGGGCCTCGACCAGGCGCCGCCGCTGA